In the Shewanella sp. OMA3-2 genome, one interval contains:
- a CDS encoding BsuPI-related putative proteinase inhibitor, whose product MHKILGAISLMTIIGCTGGVNSDVHAKHVNQLNAKVVLTAGGEIQTMQEALLDAKLAISPFYQDAKSMAVELTVTNSNSVGVDLQFNSGMQADLWLLDPKGQKVWAWSDDMMFTQAIKQIRIGAGKSFKSQFNVPSAILAGVNKPGFTLQPKFKGLASESRLPVINAISVELLLAD is encoded by the coding sequence ATGCATAAGATATTAGGCGCAATCAGCTTAATGACCATAATTGGTTGCACTGGTGGTGTTAATTCTGATGTGCATGCTAAGCATGTTAATCAACTTAACGCTAAAGTCGTATTAACCGCCGGAGGTGAAATACAAACGATGCAAGAAGCATTACTGGATGCCAAGTTAGCTATCAGTCCATTTTATCAGGATGCCAAATCAATGGCTGTAGAGTTAACCGTAACAAACTCAAACAGTGTCGGAGTTGATTTACAATTTAACTCTGGAATGCAAGCTGATCTATGGTTGCTTGATCCTAAGGGACAAAAAGTTTGGGCTTGGTCAGATGACATGATGTTTACCCAGGCCATAAAGCAAATTCGTATTGGGGCCGGTAAATCATTCAAATCCCAATTTAATGTCCCTAGCGCTATTTTAGCGGGTGTCAATAAACCAGGCTTTACATTGCAACCTAAGTTTAAAGGTTTAGCGTCTGAAAGCCGCTTACCGGTTATAAATGCTATTTCTGTTGAGTTACTATTAGCTGATTAG
- a CDS encoding AsmA family protein: MKLIKWLVISMLAIGICAVLYLTLFFNINDFKPQIVDAVKKQTGRTLTINQDLSWSFYPSIGIKVGAVSFSNPDSFQPQQMLEINQAIANVALMPLLRQEIEIDQLSLDGLTVNLVTDNKGKTSFYGLGEDKQTTITDTQTSNGHAMALSSLNIGGISITNMKVNIIDQQAKTEQHFTLNSFTLGQFSLGQFADIAYEFEADLAEIKLSSTGKGQVKVSDKLDSIQINQFAISNNLKGESLPKKSLQADLVTDVVISLNNKDMTLTISELTLDNIEANAKVALNYANTVPVIKLDIELGDIDLDSLLPKSAKTTEDGAEAVSTESDKEPDLSALKQVDLTVNLKAKSIKVNNLLTQNWQMNTVIKQGVVNLKKLSADLYTGNITVTAKIDARKNVPTYQFDNHVTEVQIRPLLTDLAAIDLISGTANFSVKGKGTSLIPSKFKQQLIADGQFEIADGSLYGVNIPQMIRSAQKKMTGDLSAQDDQELKTDFTSLTGSFNLLEGVINNSDLSMSSPLVRLDGKGTANIISQQIEYQLNTKVVGSLAGQGSEQDSLQGVDIPLSISGSFQDPKFGLDTDALLKGRLDQEKDKLKDRLFKKLGGL; the protein is encoded by the coding sequence ATGAAATTAATTAAATGGTTAGTAATTTCTATGCTCGCTATTGGCATATGTGCAGTGCTGTATTTAACATTGTTTTTTAATATTAATGATTTTAAACCACAAATTGTTGATGCGGTGAAAAAACAAACTGGTCGTACTTTAACGATCAATCAAGACTTAAGTTGGAGTTTTTATCCCTCTATCGGCATCAAGGTTGGTGCCGTTTCATTTAGTAACCCCGACTCATTTCAGCCTCAGCAAATGTTAGAGATTAACCAAGCTATTGCCAATGTTGCGTTAATGCCATTATTGAGGCAAGAGATAGAAATAGATCAGCTAAGCCTAGATGGTTTGACAGTTAATTTAGTGACCGATAACAAAGGTAAAACGAGTTTTTATGGTTTAGGTGAAGATAAACAAACAACTATCACAGATACACAAACTTCAAATGGTCATGCCATGGCTTTATCCAGCCTCAATATAGGTGGGATATCTATTACTAATATGAAAGTGAATATTATTGATCAACAAGCCAAGACTGAGCAGCATTTTACATTAAACTCATTTACTTTAGGTCAGTTTTCACTTGGACAGTTTGCTGATATTGCTTATGAGTTTGAAGCTGATTTAGCTGAAATAAAACTTAGCTCAACAGGTAAAGGGCAAGTTAAAGTGTCTGATAAATTAGATAGCATTCAAATTAACCAGTTTGCAATTAGCAATAACCTTAAAGGCGAATCGTTACCGAAAAAATCGTTACAAGCGGATTTAGTTACCGATGTTGTTATCTCGCTTAATAATAAAGACATGACACTGACTATTAGCGAATTAACCCTTGATAATATTGAGGCCAATGCAAAAGTCGCACTAAATTATGCAAACACGGTACCTGTTATCAAGCTTGATATTGAACTTGGTGATATCGATTTAGACAGCTTACTCCCCAAGTCTGCAAAGACGACTGAAGATGGAGCCGAAGCAGTCAGTACAGAAAGTGACAAAGAACCTGATTTATCAGCACTTAAGCAAGTAGATTTAACGGTTAATTTAAAAGCAAAATCGATAAAAGTGAATAATTTACTGACACAGAACTGGCAAATGAATACTGTTATTAAGCAGGGGGTTGTTAATTTGAAAAAATTATCAGCCGACCTTTATACCGGTAATATCACAGTTACAGCCAAAATTGATGCACGCAAAAACGTGCCAACATACCAATTTGATAATCATGTAACTGAGGTGCAAATACGACCATTACTAACTGATTTGGCTGCAATCGATTTGATATCAGGAACAGCTAACTTCTCGGTTAAAGGTAAAGGGACAAGTCTCATACCCAGTAAGTTTAAACAACAGCTTATAGCCGATGGCCAATTTGAAATTGCTGATGGATCTTTATATGGTGTCAACATTCCGCAAATGATCCGCAGTGCTCAGAAAAAGATGACTGGCGATTTATCCGCCCAAGATGACCAAGAGCTTAAAACTGATTTCACCAGTTTAACCGGCAGTTTTAACTTACTAGAAGGTGTTATAAATAATTCTGACTTATCAATGTCCTCACCATTAGTAAGATTAGATGGTAAAGGTACTGCTAATATAATCAGTCAACAAATTGAGTATCAACTGAACACCAAAGTAGTGGGTTCACTTGCTGGCCAAGGTAGTGAGCAAGATAGTTTACAAGGAGTGGATATTCCATTGAGCATTAGTGGTAGTTTTCAAGATCCTAAGTTTGGTTTAGATACTGATGCTTTATTAAAAGGCAGATTAGATCAGGAAAAAGATAAGTTAAAAGATCGTTTATTTAAAAAACTAGGGGGACTTTAA
- a CDS encoding putative 4-hydroxy-4-methyl-2-oxoglutarate aldolase, whose protein sequence is MLDLLPDLFDQYPQELRLLNLPWLSFGQKNVFSGQIVTVKCFEDNSKVKSVLAEPGDGKVLVVDGGGSMRRALLGDLIAQSAVDNGWQGIVIYGCIRDVATINTMDIGVKALGVNPIKTDKRDLGDIGVSLEINSIEIVDGMMLYADLNGVAISDSALSL, encoded by the coding sequence ATGCTCGATTTACTTCCAGATCTGTTTGACCAATATCCTCAAGAACTTAGATTACTCAATTTACCTTGGCTTTCTTTTGGGCAAAAAAATGTCTTTTCAGGTCAAATAGTCACGGTTAAGTGCTTTGAAGATAATTCAAAGGTAAAATCGGTTCTAGCTGAGCCTGGCGATGGAAAAGTGTTGGTTGTAGATGGTGGCGGTTCAATGAGGCGAGCATTATTGGGCGATTTGATTGCACAAAGCGCTGTTGATAATGGTTGGCAGGGTATTGTAATTTATGGCTGCATAAGAGATGTGGCAACAATTAATACTATGGATATTGGCGTAAAAGCGCTAGGGGTTAACCCAATAAAAACAGATAAGCGAGATTTAGGAGATATAGGTGTAAGCCTTGAAATTAATTCAATCGAAATTGTTGATGGTATGATGCTGTACGCGGATTTAAATGGCGTGGCCATTAGTGACTCTGCTTTAAGTTTATAA
- the seqA gene encoding replication initiation negative regulator SeqA — protein sequence MKYIEIDEELYRLIASKTERIGESASEILRRLLDLPVESVTDQRPESVSQPGLDALDANTRDALFNKAKTIVEQLVNHRAQTRTEPTEAIAPTAVEPSVVKAEIPAAAGAPHSVVDAPTTLSPTAQTIDFNAVVNEHLIAQQKGAVGRFMFLLDVLAVQAGKDFDRVLQVQGKGRLYFAKSKQALLDASQSANPKEIGNSGYWVTTNNNTAKKQTILSEVLIHLGCNDVTASTIAQYI from the coding sequence ATGAAATACATTGAAATTGATGAAGAACTTTATCGCTTGATTGCCAGTAAGACAGAAAGAATTGGCGAAAGCGCTTCAGAAATTTTGCGTCGTTTATTGGATCTTCCTGTTGAGTCTGTGACAGATCAACGCCCAGAATCGGTTAGCCAACCTGGTTTAGATGCACTTGATGCCAATACAAGAGATGCATTATTTAACAAAGCTAAGACCATCGTTGAGCAATTAGTCAATCATCGTGCCCAAACTCGCACAGAGCCTACCGAAGCTATTGCGCCAACGGCTGTTGAACCTTCAGTAGTAAAAGCTGAAATTCCTGCCGCAGCAGGTGCTCCACATTCAGTAGTAGACGCACCGACTACCTTAAGTCCAACAGCCCAAACTATAGATTTTAATGCGGTAGTTAATGAGCACTTAATTGCTCAACAAAAAGGCGCAGTGGGTCGGTTCATGTTTTTACTCGATGTATTAGCGGTACAGGCGGGTAAAGACTTTGACAGAGTGTTACAAGTTCAAGGTAAAGGGCGTTTATATTTTGCTAAGTCTAAACAAGCGCTATTAGATGCCAGTCAATCCGCTAACCCGAAAGAAATCGGCAACAGTGGCTACTGGGTAACCACTAATAATAATACCGCTAAAAAACAAACTATATTATCAGAAGTGTTAATCCATTTAGGGTGCAATGATGTTACTGCATCCACTATTGCGCAATATATTTAA
- a CDS encoding alpha/beta fold hydrolase, with translation MHYVISGAGEPVILIHGLFGNLDNLKSLGASLESDFQVVRVDLPNHGLSEHWSTMDYPSLSKSIIALIDELGFNSVKIVGHSMGGKIAMATALLYPERVNSLVVADIAPVTYQPRHQTVFAGLSSLVLDKDTNRKAALVHLIDSGIDEGTAQFLLKNLQRTDDGFEWRMNLTGLINCYDRIIGWQLTDDNRPLAYDKPCLFIRGGESNYVMAEHRDAIVAQFPQVTAKTINGADHWLHAQKPEIFNRIVANFLR, from the coding sequence ATGCATTACGTCATCTCAGGCGCTGGTGAACCGGTTATTTTAATTCACGGTTTGTTTGGAAATTTAGATAACTTAAAGTCATTAGGTGCGTCACTTGAAAGTGATTTTCAAGTCGTTCGGGTCGACTTACCAAATCATGGTTTAAGTGAACATTGGTCGACAATGGATTACCCAAGCTTATCTAAATCAATCATTGCATTGATAGATGAACTAGGCTTTAACTCAGTTAAAATTGTAGGTCATTCAATGGGTGGGAAAATCGCTATGGCGACTGCCCTATTATATCCTGAGCGCGTAAACAGTCTTGTGGTCGCCGATATTGCCCCAGTGACTTATCAGCCTCGTCATCAAACCGTGTTTGCCGGCCTAAGCTCATTAGTGCTAGATAAAGATACCAATCGTAAAGCAGCATTGGTGCATTTAATCGATTCAGGCATTGATGAAGGCACTGCGCAGTTTTTACTGAAAAACTTACAAAGAACCGATGACGGTTTTGAATGGAGAATGAATTTAACTGGGCTAATTAATTGTTACGATCGTATCATTGGCTGGCAGTTAACCGATGATAATCGTCCACTTGCTTACGATAAACCTTGTTTGTTTATTCGAGGTGGTGAGTCTAACTATGTGATGGCTGAACATCGTGACGCTATCGTGGCGCAATTCCCTCAGGTTACGGCAAAAACAATCAATGGTGCAGACCATTGGTTGCATGCGCAAAAGCCTGAAATATTTAATCGTATAGTGGCAAATTTTTTACGTTAA
- a CDS encoding DUF2788 domain-containing protein: MLNQYMEQIETLGLNFFFAAIFFFIGMAISDVLKQGNVPKFGRYVVWSVLFLGCAGFVAKGIIQMTWEGSGIG; encoded by the coding sequence ATGCTCAATCAATATATGGAACAAATTGAAACCTTAGGCTTAAACTTCTTTTTTGCAGCAATTTTCTTTTTTATCGGCATGGCTATTAGCGATGTGCTCAAGCAAGGCAACGTACCCAAATTTGGCCGTTATGTTGTATGGAGTGTATTGTTTTTAGGCTGTGCAGGTTTTGTGGCAAAAGGCATTATTCAAATGACCTGGGAAGGCTCAGGTATTGGTTAA
- the ybfE gene encoding LexA regulated protein, whose protein sequence is MAKETADRTTIDLFDSERRRGRPRSNPLNREQQLKINKRNQIQRDRANGLKRIELKVSQDLYDALNQQALASNISRSQLIEHILQQQIDN, encoded by the coding sequence ATGGCAAAAGAAACAGCAGATAGAACAACCATTGATCTTTTTGACAGCGAAAGACGGCGTGGAAGACCCAGAAGTAATCCATTGAATCGTGAACAGCAACTGAAGATCAACAAACGTAACCAAATTCAGCGTGATCGCGCTAACGGGTTAAAGCGAATAGAGTTAAAGGTGTCACAAGACTTATATGACGCCTTGAACCAGCAGGCTTTGGCCAGTAACATTAGTCGTAGCCAGTTAATCGAACATATTCTGCAACAGCAAATCGACAACTGA